A genomic stretch from Methanomassiliicoccales archaeon includes:
- a CDS encoding transcription initiation factor IIB, translating into MPKQREGMDEIERCPECNSAHLVRDYERGELICEDCGLVIDDQFIDQGPEWRAFDVEQGEKRARTGAPMTYTIHDKGLSTEISWKNKDSYGKSIPTRNRAQLYRLRKWQRRIRVSNATERNLAFALSELDRMASAMGLPRNVRETAAMIYRKAVNKNLIRGRSIEGVVAASLYAACRQCGVPRTLDEVANSSRVGRKEIGRTYRFMTRELKLKLMPTKPQDYIQRFCSELKLSGEVQSKAGEILKDAAKKELTSGRGPTGVAAAAIYIASILCNERRTQREVADVAGVTEVTIRNRYKELTEKLGIDIQL; encoded by the coding sequence ATGCCAAAACAAAGAGAAGGAATGGATGAGATAGAGCGGTGCCCGGAATGTAACAGCGCGCACCTCGTGAGAGATTATGAGCGTGGCGAATTGATATGCGAAGATTGCGGGTTAGTGATCGATGACCAATTTATAGATCAGGGACCCGAATGGCGGGCCTTTGATGTGGAGCAAGGAGAGAAAAGAGCGAGAACGGGCGCCCCGATGACCTACACGATTCATGACAAGGGTCTTTCGACTGAGATTTCATGGAAGAATAAAGATAGTTACGGTAAGAGTATTCCGACAAGAAATCGTGCTCAGCTTTACAGATTGAGGAAATGGCAGAGGAGAATCAGGGTTTCAAATGCAACAGAGCGAAACCTTGCTTTCGCACTCAGCGAACTCGACAGGATGGCGTCAGCAATGGGGTTACCGCGAAATGTTAGAGAGACCGCTGCCATGATCTACCGCAAAGCTGTCAATAAGAACTTGATAAGGGGAAGGAGCATCGAGGGTGTTGTAGCGGCCTCGCTGTATGCTGCATGCAGGCAGTGCGGAGTACCACGAACACTTGATGAAGTCGCAAACTCGAGCCGTGTCGGAAGAAAGGAGATAGGAAGGACTTATCGATTCATGACTAGGGAATTGAAGCTTAAGCTGATGCCAACGAAGCCGCAAGATTATATACAGAGATTTTGCAGTGAATTGAAGTTGAGCGGCGAGGTACAATCGAAAGCTGGTGAGATCCTCAAGGATGCTGCAAAGAAGGAGCTGACATCGGGACGCGGGCCAACAGGTGTCGCGGCTGCAGCGATCTACATCGCTTCAATTCTGTGCAACGAAAGAAGGACGCAGCGGGAAGTAGCTGATGTCGCAGGCGTCACAGAGGTTACAATTAGAAACAGGTACAAGGAATTGACGGAGAAGCTCGGCATTGATATTCAGCTCTGA
- the endA gene encoding tRNA-intron lyase: MPGVIFNDSVIIEDAAEGSQIYNKGFYGYPRSGGGLELDLLEACYLVETGRLVVYEGSSVIGFSEIMRRAACVCDDFEIDYLVYRDLRQRGYIVKRGTSDFDFRVFPRGGTPTSSPTKFWVSAITERSLFDIGKFLQDVERSEKTRKELLVAVVDEEGDITYYKASSVIPKGRFSSARKETELIEALLFEDRALVFEEKAVQQLYDHEFYGKKIGNALQLSMIETAFLLEDKKIVLRSAKSGRKISLNGLRKRAKKIQTDFDLRFKVYSDLRRKGLIVKTGFKYGSHFRVYDADPDKHHSKYLVHAVPREYRVTWPEISRAVRLAHGVKKEILFGRISDRKVDYLKLKRVRP, encoded by the coding sequence ATGCCTGGGGTTATCTTTAATGATTCAGTTATCATCGAAGACGCGGCTGAAGGGAGTCAAATTTACAATAAAGGATTCTATGGATATCCGCGCTCAGGTGGTGGTCTCGAACTCGATCTGCTTGAAGCGTGCTACCTTGTTGAAACCGGTCGTCTTGTCGTCTATGAAGGGTCATCGGTTATCGGATTCTCTGAAATCATGAGACGTGCTGCATGCGTCTGCGATGATTTCGAGATCGATTACTTGGTCTACCGTGATTTAAGGCAGAGAGGTTACATTGTCAAGCGTGGGACCAGCGATTTTGATTTCAGGGTATTTCCAAGGGGCGGAACACCCACGAGTTCTCCGACAAAATTCTGGGTTTCTGCAATTACCGAGAGATCGCTCTTCGATATTGGAAAATTCCTTCAGGATGTTGAAAGATCTGAAAAAACGAGAAAAGAGCTTCTTGTCGCGGTTGTGGATGAGGAGGGGGATATTACCTATTACAAGGCATCTTCTGTTATTCCGAAAGGTCGGTTTTCTTCGGCCAGAAAAGAAACAGAGTTGATCGAAGCGTTGCTTTTCGAAGATCGGGCTCTTGTCTTTGAAGAGAAAGCAGTCCAGCAACTCTACGATCATGAATTTTACGGAAAGAAGATTGGTAATGCCTTGCAATTATCGATGATCGAAACAGCCTTTTTGCTTGAAGATAAGAAAATTGTTCTTAGGAGTGCAAAGTCGGGAAGAAAGATCAGTCTGAATGGGCTCAGAAAGCGTGCAAAAAAGATTCAAACGGACTTTGATCTGAGGTTTAAAGTCTACAGCGATTTGAGAAGAAAAGGGCTCATCGTCAAAACTGGGTTCAAGTATGGATCGCATTTTAGAGTTTATGACGCTGATCCAGACAAACATCATTCGAAGTACCTTGTTCACGCCGTGCCGAGGGAATACCGCGTGACCTGGCCGGAGATCTCGAGGGCCGTAAGGCTCGCTCACGGCGTAAAAAAGGAAATTCTTTTTGGCAGGATATCTGACCGCAAAGTCGATTATCTGAAATTGAAAAGAGTGCGTCCGTGA
- a CDS encoding Lrp/AsnC ligand binding domain-containing protein, translated as MAVGFVLISTAPAKEHEVYNELLKVKEVVELHPLFGEYDLIAKIEAEDFNLLGQVVVDKIRSIPGVIDTKTLTGIKF; from the coding sequence ATGGCTGTGGGTTTTGTTCTGATCAGTACGGCACCCGCAAAAGAGCACGAGGTCTACAACGAGCTGCTCAAAGTCAAGGAGGTTGTTGAACTTCATCCCCTCTTCGGAGAATACGATTTGATTGCAAAAATCGAGGCGGAGGACTTTAATCTTCTTGGGCAAGTCGTCGTCGACAAGATCAGATCGATCCCCGGCGTTATAGACACCAAGACACTCACAGGTATCAAGTTTTAA
- a CDS encoding helix-turn-helix domain-containing protein, with protein sequence MTDLDTVLSIIENPTRRRILEALVREPHYPLQLSRELRMSQQAIMKHLKVLEENNLVRSFLMESDRGGPARKVYVPIRGFSILVDVGPGLFNVEILSRENFDIESRTDLNTQEKENIDFDLFCQKYSEMRNQIEAIDKELEELQNRRCALIEKKERILSETRELVESYIGDYEARRVIYESVKHPTLTAAQIAKALGLRDEVVEEILSAINGRG encoded by the coding sequence ATGACCGATCTAGACACCGTTCTCTCCATAATCGAAAACCCTACGCGCAGAAGGATACTTGAAGCGCTCGTTAGGGAGCCACATTACCCATTGCAGCTCTCACGAGAGCTTCGAATGAGCCAGCAAGCCATCATGAAACATCTCAAAGTACTCGAAGAGAACAATCTGGTGCGTAGCTTCCTTATGGAGAGCGATCGAGGCGGACCAGCGAGAAAGGTCTATGTTCCAATAAGAGGATTCAGTATTCTCGTCGATGTGGGACCAGGTCTGTTCAACGTTGAGATCCTTTCGCGCGAGAACTTTGACATCGAATCTCGCACCGATTTGAACACGCAGGAAAAAGAGAATATCGATTTCGACCTCTTTTGTCAGAAGTATTCTGAGATGAGAAATCAGATCGAGGCGATCGACAAGGAACTCGAGGAACTTCAAAACCGCAGGTGTGCTCTCATCGAGAAGAAGGAGAGAATATTGAGCGAGACGAGAGAGCTCGTTGAATCATATATTGGAGATTACGAAGCGAGACGCGTGATCTATGAATCGGTCAAGCATCCTACGCTGACGGCGGCCCAGATCGCGAAAGCGTTGGGACTGCGAGACGAAGTTGTGGAGGAGATATTAAGTGCGATAAATGGAAGGGGTTGA
- a CDS encoding H/ACA RNA-protein complex component Gar1 (functions in a trimeric complex to guide RNA-target RNA complexes for the purposes of pseudouridylation; box H/ACA RNA-protein particle consists of Cbf5p, Nop10p and Gar1 along with the guide RNA and ribosomal protein L7Ae) — protein sequence MNSHKRIRLLGAIQEIAFDGKYVVRATFAPNIGMSVLDNRKRVIGRVKRVFGPVNTPFVSIEPVDNYRLPDVVGKQVYVEGVDEHAKTKRRNG from the coding sequence GTGAACTCTCATAAACGGATTAGACTCCTTGGCGCTATCCAAGAAATCGCTTTTGACGGCAAGTATGTTGTCAGGGCGACTTTCGCCCCGAATATTGGAATGAGCGTTCTTGACAACCGCAAGAGGGTCATCGGACGCGTCAAGCGAGTTTTTGGTCCAGTTAATACGCCTTTCGTGTCAATAGAACCTGTCGATAATTATCGCTTGCCTGACGTCGTTGGCAAGCAAGTATATGTTGAAGGGGTCGATGAGCATGCCAAAACAAAGAGAAGGAATGGATGA
- a CDS encoding carbohydrate kinase family protein, protein MTPSLFLCVYGHVALDYIIQLKDFPEPNTSIDILEKKRYFGGTGANIATIASSLGVPTALCSFVGNDFPDDFQRFMIDRGVDLRDLVKIEDDETPLVWIVSNSSHDQIAYVYQGPMRRMDEFEIRVNAARESKFVHICTGRPGYYLKVMKACRGMDKFISFDPSQEIHHIWNKEDFCDAISQCDAFFANDSELRTAMRYMHLSTPEELSTRVKFLVNTKGKEGCVIYEGQNRISVPAFKSKKVVDTTGAGDAFRAGFYAALYRGMSLKECAAAGCATASFIIESTGSMTNIPDWKDVEKRMSEILSH, encoded by the coding sequence ATGACGCCTTCCCTTTTCCTTTGTGTTTATGGGCATGTTGCATTGGACTATATCATTCAGCTCAAGGATTTTCCTGAGCCAAATACGTCGATTGACATTCTTGAGAAAAAGCGATATTTTGGCGGGACTGGCGCCAATATTGCGACTATCGCCTCCTCTCTCGGTGTTCCGACAGCTCTGTGTTCATTCGTTGGCAACGATTTTCCCGATGATTTCCAGCGTTTCATGATCGATCGAGGCGTTGACCTCAGAGATCTTGTGAAGATTGAAGATGATGAGACGCCACTTGTTTGGATTGTTTCCAATTCATCACACGATCAGATCGCATATGTTTACCAGGGACCGATGCGCCGGATGGACGAATTCGAGATCAGGGTCAACGCTGCGCGGGAATCTAAATTTGTGCACATTTGCACGGGAAGACCGGGATACTATCTGAAAGTGATGAAAGCATGCAGGGGAATGGACAAATTCATATCATTTGACCCTTCACAGGAAATTCATCACATTTGGAATAAAGAAGATTTTTGCGACGCGATCTCGCAATGCGACGCATTCTTTGCAAATGATAGCGAGTTGAGGACGGCCATGCGTTATATGCATCTCTCAACACCTGAGGAACTCTCAACACGCGTGAAATTCCTCGTTAATACAAAAGGAAAGGAGGGATGTGTGATATACGAAGGTCAAAATCGGATTAGCGTTCCTGCTTTCAAATCGAAGAAAGTTGTTGATACCACTGGTGCGGGGGACGCATTTCGTGCAGGTTTCTACGCTGCATTATACCGGGGAATGTCTCTCAAAGAATGCGCGGCAGCAGGATGCGCGACCGCATCGTTTATTATCGAATCAACAGGGTCAATGACGAATATTCCGGATTGGAAGGACGTCGAGAAGCGGATGTCAGAGATTCTCTCCCATTAA
- the guaA gene encoding glutamine-hydrolyzing GMP synthase subunit GuaA has translation MFDPRKFVEEKVGELEREIKGKAIIACSGGVDSTVAAVITSKAIGNRLLTVYVNTGFMRKGETETVERMLKQLGVNYKIVDASNEFFAALKGVVDPERKRKIIGEKFIRVFERTARDFGADYLVQGTIAPDWIESGDRLRDTIKTHHNVGGLPADMKLKLVEPLRDLYKDEVRKVARFLGIEVSERQPFPGPALAIRVIGEATPEAVEIVREACAIVEEEIEKAAASGKMALPWQYFAVLLPVQSVGVQGDRRAYGRTIAVRAVDSVDAMTATYSKIPHEVLEKISLRIVNEMKDKVNRVVYDITDKPPATIEWE, from the coding sequence GTGTTCGACCCAAGGAAGTTCGTTGAGGAAAAGGTTGGCGAGCTTGAGCGCGAAATCAAAGGAAAAGCGATTATCGCATGCTCAGGAGGCGTCGACAGTACTGTTGCTGCTGTCATTACAAGTAAAGCCATTGGAAATCGACTTCTCACCGTTTACGTCAACACGGGTTTTATGAGAAAAGGAGAGACGGAGACGGTAGAGAGAATGCTAAAGCAACTTGGCGTAAATTATAAGATCGTTGATGCATCAAACGAGTTTTTTGCCGCGCTCAAGGGTGTTGTGGATCCTGAGAGAAAAAGAAAGATTATCGGGGAGAAGTTCATCAGAGTGTTTGAAAGAACAGCAAGAGATTTTGGAGCAGATTACCTCGTGCAAGGGACGATCGCTCCGGACTGGATCGAAAGCGGAGATCGCCTGAGGGATACGATTAAAACACATCATAACGTCGGCGGATTGCCAGCTGACATGAAATTGAAGCTAGTGGAACCGCTGCGCGATCTTTACAAGGACGAAGTCAGGAAAGTCGCGAGATTTTTGGGTATTGAGGTTTCGGAACGACAGCCATTCCCAGGTCCAGCTCTTGCGATCAGAGTCATCGGGGAGGCGACACCGGAGGCGGTAGAAATCGTCAGGGAGGCGTGTGCGATTGTTGAAGAGGAAATCGAAAAGGCGGCTGCGAGCGGAAAAATGGCACTGCCGTGGCAATATTTCGCCGTGCTCCTCCCAGTTCAGTCTGTTGGTGTTCAGGGCGACAGGCGTGCTTACGGAAGAACGATTGCTGTGCGTGCTGTGGATTCGGTCGATGCGATGACCGCCACCTACTCAAAGATTCCACATGAAGTTCTCGAAAAGATCTCGCTTCGCATCGTCAACGAGATGAAAGACAAGGTGAACAGGGTCGTTTACGACATTACTGACAAGCCGCCTGCGACGATTGAGTGGGAATGA
- the purE gene encoding 5-(carboxyamino)imidazole ribonucleotide mutase codes for MPDVTILLGSKNDISVGEKALEVLRKFDVSAEIVVASAHRTPERVKEIVSKSDAKVFIAIAGLSAALPGAVAALTTRPVIGVPVSGKINLDSILSIVQMPPGVPVATVGLDRGDNAAILALEILALSDRRIHDKLIGYRNEMAKQVERDSEEVQR; via the coding sequence ATGCCGGACGTGACAATCCTGTTAGGCAGTAAAAACGACATCTCCGTCGGTGAAAAGGCCCTCGAAGTCCTTCGAAAATTCGACGTCAGTGCGGAAATCGTTGTCGCATCAGCGCACCGTACGCCCGAACGCGTGAAGGAAATTGTGTCGAAGAGCGACGCAAAAGTCTTCATTGCGATTGCTGGCCTTTCGGCAGCGCTCCCTGGGGCGGTTGCTGCATTGACAACAAGGCCAGTAATCGGCGTGCCCGTCAGCGGCAAGATCAATCTTGATTCAATTCTATCCATCGTTCAGATGCCTCCAGGAGTTCCCGTGGCAACCGTTGGCCTTGATCGCGGCGATAACGCTGCTATTCTGGCACTTGAGATTTTGGCATTATCCGATAGACGGATTCATGATAAACTCATTGGATATCGAAACGAAATGGCCAAACAGGTTGAGCGAGACTCAGAGGAGGTGCAGCGCTAG
- a CDS encoding phosphopantothenate/pantothenate synthetase, with translation MMEIPKDHPRRKSLETRERLAELSREGIVSITGLIAHGRGEAFDYLLGEKTVKEATVAEEVAVAYLLEAKNPVISVNGNVAALCAKEIVGLAKSLPAKIEVNLFHRSDERVEKVCAYLERAGATHVLGRKPDARLEGISSDRALCTREGIYTADVVLVPLEDGDRAEALVKAGKVVIAIDLNPLSRTSRTATISIVDEVTRAISNMQQIVSKLRDNERARKELISNFDNKKNLKEIVRAICRYLDSQF, from the coding sequence ATCATGGAAATACCGAAGGATCATCCGCGTCGCAAATCGCTCGAAACGAGGGAGCGCCTGGCAGAGCTTAGTCGTGAAGGAATCGTTTCAATAACTGGATTAATCGCTCACGGTCGGGGGGAAGCTTTTGATTATCTTCTCGGTGAGAAAACAGTTAAAGAGGCAACTGTCGCCGAAGAAGTCGCCGTTGCCTATCTCTTGGAAGCAAAGAATCCCGTGATCTCGGTGAACGGTAATGTAGCCGCACTCTGCGCTAAAGAGATCGTCGGGCTTGCGAAATCTTTGCCTGCAAAGATCGAGGTCAATTTATTCCACCGTTCAGATGAACGTGTAGAGAAGGTTTGCGCTTATCTAGAGAGAGCCGGTGCAACGCATGTTTTGGGAAGAAAGCCCGATGCGAGGTTAGAAGGGATTTCGTCAGACCGCGCCTTATGCACACGTGAAGGAATATACACCGCTGACGTCGTTCTCGTGCCTTTGGAAGACGGGGATCGGGCCGAGGCTTTGGTAAAAGCTGGAAAGGTCGTTATCGCCATTGACCTAAATCCTTTGTCGAGGACTTCAAGAACGGCCACTATATCGATTGTTGACGAGGTAACTCGTGCAATTTCGAATATGCAACAAATTGTTTCAAAATTGAGAGATAACGAGCGTGCTCGTAAGGAACTCATCTCGAATTTCGACAATAAGAAAAACCTAAAGGAGATTGTAAGGGCGATATGTCGTTATCTCGACTCGCAGTTTTGA
- a CDS encoding Hsp20/alpha crystallin family protein, translating to MRKGDREREGIVPRSYWGPLSLLDEMERMLDDLRMGWGESWFPSFPMLGGGFERIPAIDIKDTGDKYIVQAEMPGIRKDDVEIEIVDNMLEIRAKKEEEKEEKGIGYVRRERGRLSFYRRIPIYEDIDQDKIEAKMEDGVLEITLPKLRKVEERRKKVEVK from the coding sequence ATGAGAAAGGGAGACCGCGAGCGAGAGGGTATCGTTCCACGATCTTACTGGGGACCACTTAGCCTGTTAGATGAAATGGAGAGAATGCTCGACGATCTGAGAATGGGATGGGGTGAATCCTGGTTCCCGTCCTTCCCGATGCTCGGTGGCGGCTTTGAACGCATCCCAGCGATCGACATCAAGGACACTGGTGACAAGTACATTGTTCAGGCGGAGATGCCAGGGATCAGAAAAGACGATGTTGAAATCGAAATTGTCGACAACATGCTAGAGATCAGGGCAAAGAAAGAGGAAGAGAAAGAGGAAAAGGGCATTGGCTATGTCCGCAGGGAGAGAGGTCGACTTTCGTTCTATAGGAGAATTCCAATATATGAGGATATAGATCAGGACAAAATCGAGGCAAAGATGGAGGACGGGGTCCTGGAGATCACCCTTCCCAAGCTCAGAAAAGTCGAGGAGAGGCGAAAGAAAGTGGAGGTTAAATAA
- a CDS encoding adenosylhomocysteinase: MTGDIDLGLKRLEWASTHMKVLSAIRKRMEKEQPFSGLRVGMALHVEAKTGILAIALSEAGAKVRLASCNPLSTDDSVAAALKEHFGIEVHARKWETLEEYYQNLNAVIDLSPDFVIDDGADLITMLHTSRREKLDNVKGGNEETTTGIIRLRALAAQRKLEFPVISVNDAHMKYLFDNRYGTGQSTFDGWMTATNLLVAGKKLVVAGYGWCGRGIAMRAKGLGANVIVTEVDPIRAIEAVMDGFEVKPMAQAAREADIIITATGCRDVVRKEHLRNIKDGCVLGNSGHFDNEISKRALEELGGKPVRVREFVDEYRFPDGRRVYLLCEGRLMNLGAGQGHPVEIMDMSFSIQALSLRYLSENYEKMSPAVYSVPKEIDNEVARLKLKAMGIKIDRLTREQKLYLSGWEGGT; encoded by the coding sequence TTGACGGGAGACATAGATCTGGGTCTTAAGCGATTGGAATGGGCCAGCACCCATATGAAAGTTCTTTCCGCTATTCGGAAAAGAATGGAAAAGGAACAGCCGTTCAGCGGTTTGAGAGTTGGAATGGCCCTCCATGTCGAAGCGAAAACAGGTATTCTTGCGATTGCACTTTCTGAAGCTGGGGCGAAGGTGAGGCTTGCAAGCTGCAATCCCTTGTCAACAGACGACTCCGTTGCTGCCGCTCTGAAGGAACATTTTGGTATCGAGGTCCATGCGAGGAAATGGGAAACGCTCGAAGAGTATTATCAAAATCTCAATGCTGTCATTGACCTCTCACCCGATTTCGTGATCGATGATGGCGCTGACCTCATCACGATGCTTCACACGAGTCGCAGGGAAAAATTGGATAATGTCAAGGGGGGAAATGAGGAAACGACAACTGGAATCATCCGTCTGAGAGCATTGGCAGCGCAGAGAAAATTGGAGTTTCCAGTGATTTCGGTCAATGACGCGCACATGAAATATCTTTTTGACAACCGTTACGGAACAGGTCAATCGACATTCGATGGCTGGATGACTGCAACAAATCTCCTCGTCGCAGGAAAGAAATTGGTCGTTGCAGGTTATGGGTGGTGTGGGAGAGGCATTGCGATGCGCGCAAAAGGGCTCGGCGCGAATGTCATTGTTACTGAGGTCGACCCCATTCGTGCGATCGAGGCTGTTATGGACGGTTTCGAAGTCAAGCCGATGGCTCAGGCCGCCAGGGAGGCGGACATCATCATCACGGCGACGGGTTGTCGGGACGTCGTTAGAAAGGAGCATTTACGAAACATCAAAGACGGTTGCGTTTTGGGGAATTCTGGGCATTTCGACAACGAAATTTCGAAAAGAGCCTTAGAAGAACTTGGCGGCAAACCTGTGAGAGTAAGAGAGTTTGTTGATGAATACCGGTTTCCAGATGGCCGTAGGGTATACCTGCTTTGCGAAGGGCGCTTGATGAATCTAGGAGCGGGTCAGGGGCATCCTGTGGAGATTATGGATATGAGTTTTTCGATCCAGGCGCTTTCGCTTCGGTATCTTTCGGAAAATTATGAGAAAATGTCGCCAGCTGTGTACAGCGTGCCGAAAGAGATTGACAACGAAGTGGCACGTCTGAAGTTGAAAGCGATGGGTATTAAGATCGATAGGCTCACGCGTGAGCAGAAACTTTACCTTTCTGGTTGGGAAGGGGGAACATGA
- a CDS encoding tetratricopeptide repeat protein, producing MQIGKTLLKPAAFCLIAGGILTIISSVIVFIWGRLVSTTLGTLIVIFFLLVAISEISVTRSLWRSEIGAWKSILTWVGLSLICRALIIYFSSGDIFYANSIIGAAELLTFVFVFTKKDYFIPSEAERAVAIKNLEASLVKTVSECPTCKGIVEKDWISCPYCGTSLPKICGKCGAKLQPEDIKCGRCGAEIERPELLIRHVETLKALAEEESSREVRSSRYAKLAEALLKLGRTNEALDAYRKAIEFTVFDRKKSHYMVKMATILKNIGKSQDALEIVEEALKLDPEDYAGATKVKEQILKSNEEREACQVGERATTA from the coding sequence GTGCAGATCGGGAAAACTTTACTAAAACCAGCTGCTTTCTGTTTGATAGCTGGTGGGATTCTCACCATCATTTCATCAGTCATTGTTTTCATATGGGGGAGACTCGTCAGCACGACACTCGGTACGCTCATTGTCATTTTCTTCTTACTCGTGGCCATCTCTGAAATTTCAGTAACGAGATCACTATGGCGCTCGGAAATTGGTGCCTGGAAAAGCATTCTTACATGGGTAGGCCTCTCACTTATCTGCAGGGCTCTTATCATTTACTTCTCCTCAGGAGATATCTTTTATGCGAACTCGATCATCGGCGCTGCCGAGCTACTAACATTCGTGTTTGTTTTCACGAAAAAAGACTATTTTATCCCATCAGAAGCGGAAAGAGCAGTTGCGATCAAGAATCTGGAAGCTTCACTGGTGAAGACAGTTTCAGAGTGCCCCACCTGCAAAGGAATTGTTGAGAAAGACTGGATATCATGCCCGTATTGTGGCACATCCCTTCCAAAGATTTGTGGAAAATGTGGTGCTAAGCTGCAACCCGAGGATATTAAATGCGGCCGTTGTGGCGCTGAAATCGAACGCCCTGAGCTGCTGATCAGACATGTGGAAACGCTCAAGGCCCTTGCTGAAGAAGAGAGTTCGCGCGAAGTCAGATCGAGCCGATACGCAAAACTTGCTGAAGCGCTTTTGAAGCTCGGTCGAACAAACGAAGCACTCGACGCATACAGAAAGGCAATCGAGTTTACCGTCTTTGACAGAAAAAAGAGTCATTATATGGTTAAGATGGCGACGATTCTCAAGAATATCGGCAAAAGCCAGGATGCTCTTGAAATCGTTGAAGAAGCGTTGAAACTCGACCCTGAAGATTACGCAGGAGCGACGAAGGTCAAAGAGCAGATTTTGAAGTCAAATGAAGAGCGTGAAGCGTGCCAAGTCGGAGAAAGAGCGACGACTGCCTGA